One window of the Pseudoxanthomonas sp. CF385 genome contains the following:
- a CDS encoding DUF58 domain-containing protein encodes MRPAPLLILLLAAWGLAGLAVPFLAWPLWQWQLVGASIAAMAVLDGVGLHRRPTPDVVREVPDALPLGIEREVGLQLESRVKQRVEVFDLHPGGWPSSGLPRRLHLATLSATRFTYRLQPIARGDATFEGVHLRLRSRLWLWRQARVAGVPQRVRVYPNFAPLTRFALFSAEQASRLVGAHLKRRRGEGTDFHQMREYRVGDSLRQIDWKATARSRKLISREYQDEKNQQLVMLIDTGRRMMAREDALGHFDHVLNASLVVSYLALRQGDGVGLLAAGGDRRWVAPQRGMGAIDTLLRASYDLQPRAVATDYLAAATELSLRQRRRALVMLVTNVRDEDIEDLLAAVRLLQRRHLVCVASLRETSLDDALGHDVRDLQGAIHAGAVARYLEQRTAAHEALRSHRVMVLDVTTDELPGALVERYLAVKRDGAL; translated from the coding sequence GTGAGGCCTGCACCGCTCCTGATCCTGCTGCTCGCGGCCTGGGGCCTGGCCGGGCTCGCCGTGCCGTTCCTGGCCTGGCCGCTGTGGCAGTGGCAGTTGGTGGGCGCGTCGATCGCGGCGATGGCCGTTCTGGACGGCGTGGGGTTGCATCGGCGGCCGACGCCCGACGTGGTGCGCGAAGTACCGGACGCCTTGCCGCTGGGGATCGAGCGCGAGGTCGGGTTGCAACTCGAGTCGCGGGTGAAGCAGCGAGTGGAGGTGTTCGACCTGCACCCCGGCGGATGGCCCTCGTCGGGCCTGCCGCGCCGCCTGCACCTGGCGACGCTGTCGGCCACGCGCTTCACTTACCGCTTGCAGCCCATCGCACGCGGCGATGCCACGTTCGAGGGCGTGCACCTGCGGCTGCGTTCGCGGCTGTGGCTGTGGCGGCAGGCGCGCGTGGCCGGCGTGCCGCAGCGCGTGCGCGTCTATCCGAATTTCGCCCCGCTGACGCGCTTCGCGCTGTTCAGTGCGGAACAGGCCTCGCGCCTGGTCGGCGCGCACCTGAAGCGGCGCCGCGGCGAAGGCACCGACTTCCACCAGATGCGCGAATACCGCGTCGGCGACAGCCTGCGCCAGATCGACTGGAAGGCGACCGCGCGCTCGCGGAAGCTGATCTCGCGCGAGTACCAGGACGAGAAGAACCAGCAGTTGGTGATGCTGATCGACACCGGCCGCCGGATGATGGCGCGCGAGGACGCGCTCGGCCACTTCGACCACGTGCTCAACGCCTCGCTGGTGGTGTCCTACCTGGCGCTGCGGCAGGGCGACGGCGTCGGCCTGCTGGCTGCCGGCGGCGACCGTCGCTGGGTGGCGCCGCAGCGCGGCATGGGCGCCATCGACACGCTGCTGCGCGCCAGTTACGACCTGCAGCCGCGCGCCGTCGCTACGGATTACCTGGCCGCTGCGACCGAGCTGAGCCTGCGCCAGCGTCGCCGCGCGCTGGTGATGCTGGTGACCAACGTGCGCGACGAGGACATCGAAGACCTGCTGGCGGCCGTGCGATTGCTGCAGCGTCGCCATCTGGTCTGCGTGGCCAGCCTGCGCGAGACCTCGCTGGACGATGCCCTCGGCCACGACGTGCGCGATCTGCAGGGCGCGATCCACGCCGGTGCGGTCGCCCGCTACCTGGAGCAGCGCACGGCGGCGCACGAAGCCCTGCGCAGCCATCGCGTCATGGTGCTGGACGTGACCACCGACGAGCTGCCGGGCGCGCTGGTGGAGCGCTATCTGGCCGTGAAGCGGGACGGCGCGCTGTAG
- a CDS encoding MoxR family ATPase codes for MNDETAAAPPALPPTPGNALSARADAVRDEVSKAFIGQADVLDQILIALLAGGHVLIEGVPGLGKTLLVRALAQALELTYARVQFTPDLMPSDVSGHAVYDPKTESFKIRRGPVFTNILLADEINRAPAKTQAALLEVMQEGQVTIEGKSFELSPPFITLATQNPVEQEGTYPLPEAQLDRFLLKVLIDYPALEDEKRMVDAITTGRTAADFDLSKVKRVLGPDDIMAMQRDTAAVQVDEQVIDYAVRIVAATRKWPGIALGAGPRGSLALVRAARAQAVLQGRDFVTPDDVRDIARPALRHRITLAPELQIEGQSPDDALRALLAKVDAPRK; via the coding sequence ATGAACGACGAGACCGCCGCCGCGCCCCCCGCGCTCCCGCCGACGCCCGGCAATGCGTTGTCGGCCCGCGCCGATGCCGTGCGCGACGAGGTATCCAAGGCCTTCATCGGCCAGGCCGACGTGCTGGACCAGATCCTGATCGCGCTGCTCGCCGGCGGCCATGTGTTGATCGAGGGCGTGCCCGGCCTCGGCAAGACGCTACTGGTGCGCGCGCTGGCGCAGGCGCTGGAACTGACCTACGCGCGCGTCCAGTTCACCCCCGACCTGATGCCGAGCGATGTCAGCGGGCACGCGGTCTACGATCCGAAGACGGAGAGCTTCAAGATCCGCCGCGGCCCGGTGTTCACCAACATCCTGCTCGCCGACGAGATCAACCGCGCGCCGGCGAAGACCCAGGCGGCCTTGCTGGAAGTGATGCAGGAGGGTCAGGTGACCATCGAGGGCAAGTCCTTCGAACTCTCGCCGCCCTTCATCACCCTGGCCACGCAGAACCCGGTGGAACAGGAGGGTACGTACCCACTGCCCGAAGCGCAGCTGGACCGCTTCCTGCTGAAGGTGCTGATCGACTACCCCGCGCTGGAGGACGAGAAGCGCATGGTCGACGCGATCACCACCGGCCGCACCGCCGCCGACTTCGACCTGTCGAAGGTGAAGCGCGTGCTGGGGCCGGACGACATCATGGCGATGCAGCGCGACACCGCCGCCGTGCAGGTGGACGAACAGGTGATCGATTACGCCGTGCGCATCGTCGCGGCGACGCGCAAATGGCCGGGTATCGCGCTCGGCGCGGGTCCGCGCGGCAGCCTCGCGCTGGTCCGTGCGGCACGTGCGCAGGCGGTGCTCCAGGGGCGCGATTTCGTCACCCCGGACGATGTGCGCGACATCGCCCGGCCGGCGCTGCGCCATCGCATCACCCTGGCGCCGGAACTGCAGATCGAAGGCCAGTCGCCCGATGACGCACTACGCGCGTTGTTGGCGAAAGTGGATGCGCCCCGCAAATGA
- a CDS encoding DUF4350 domain-containing protein, whose translation MTAARRNGRIVGGGLVVAFVVLALVVAWFHHTYVRVEKTLYLPPNGEAAYNPLYALARTLEADGVKVNARQRLMLDDNALGARDTLLLFNDPRALSPPEAEALLAWVERGGHLIVRTPLRTNDEALVEEESPHAELLDRLSVWLVEETPDCEAFQVEGEDHHVEFCRGRRFAFDGVVPDLSWGDLQAGFVYARLSQGRGHVDVLADVDFLMNAEQRPPLGDALGAAPKGGLRDGPHRALARQVLAPNYGHGTVHLVYAAEMPTLWRTLLVRGWMVWIPLVLALAAWLWMRMQRFGPPVPAPAGERRSLLEHVRASGEHLYRYGRGVMLYSAVRQAFLARLRRRDPVAAALSGEPQVAAIAARTGVPAERIRTALNAPASHDRPAFRDRISLLIQLRNRL comes from the coding sequence ATGACCGCCGCGCGTCGCAACGGGCGCATCGTCGGCGGCGGCCTGGTCGTGGCGTTCGTCGTGCTGGCGTTGGTCGTGGCGTGGTTCCACCACACCTATGTCCGCGTGGAGAAGACGTTGTACCTCCCGCCGAACGGCGAAGCCGCGTACAACCCGCTGTATGCGCTGGCACGAACGCTCGAAGCCGACGGCGTGAAGGTGAATGCGCGCCAGCGCCTCATGCTGGACGACAACGCCCTGGGCGCGCGCGACACGTTGCTGCTCTTCAACGACCCGCGTGCGTTGTCGCCGCCGGAGGCGGAGGCGCTGCTGGCGTGGGTGGAGCGCGGCGGGCACCTGATCGTGCGTACGCCGCTGCGCACCAACGACGAGGCCCTCGTCGAGGAAGAGTCGCCGCACGCCGAGCTGCTGGACCGTCTCTCCGTCTGGTTGGTAGAGGAAACCCCCGACTGCGAGGCGTTCCAGGTCGAAGGCGAGGACCACCACGTCGAGTTCTGCCGCGGGCGTCGCTTCGCCTTCGACGGCGTCGTGCCCGATCTGTCGTGGGGCGACCTGCAGGCCGGCTTCGTCTACGCGCGGCTGTCGCAGGGGCGCGGGCACGTCGACGTGCTGGCCGACGTCGATTTCCTGATGAATGCGGAGCAACGCCCGCCGCTCGGCGACGCGCTCGGCGCCGCGCCGAAAGGCGGCCTGCGCGACGGTCCGCATCGCGCGCTGGCGCGGCAGGTGCTGGCGCCCAACTACGGCCACGGCACGGTGCACCTCGTGTACGCGGCGGAGATGCCCACGCTGTGGCGCACCCTGCTGGTCCGCGGCTGGATGGTATGGATTCCGCTGGTGCTCGCGCTGGCCGCCTGGTTGTGGATGCGCATGCAGCGCTTCGGCCCGCCGGTACCTGCGCCGGCCGGCGAACGGCGTTCGTTGCTCGAACACGTGCGCGCCAGCGGCGAACACCTCTACCGCTACGGGCGCGGCGTCATGCTGTATTCCGCGGTGCGCCAGGCGTTCCTGGCCCGGTTGCGCCGCCGCGACCCGGTCGCCGCGGCCCTGTCGGGCGAACCCCAGGTCGCCGCCATCGCTGCGCGCACCGGCGTGCCTGCCGAACGCATCCGTACCGCGCTCAACGCGCCTGCTTCGCACGACCGGCCGGCGTTCCGCGACCGCATCTCCCTGCTGATCCAACTGAGAAACCGCCTATGA